From a region of the Corvus cornix cornix isolate S_Up_H32 chromosome 2, ASM73873v5, whole genome shotgun sequence genome:
- the KDM1B gene encoding lysine-specific histone demethylase 1B yields MSTGRVRTKKKACSLDQSPDSLPVRSSGRQVKKKAAEAADDDDEASEKKYRKCEKAGCTATCPVCFASAAERCAKNGYTSRWYHLSCGEHFCNECFDHYYRSHKDGYDKYTAWKRIWTSNGKSEPSPKAFMADQQLPYWVQCTKPECGKWRQLTKEIQLTPQIAKTYRCGMKLNNSTKTEGSDQCSMPEDLRVAEVSDHWWYSMLILPPLLKDSVAAPFLAAYYPDCVGMSPSCTSTNRLPGESNLVKLEHLKSVPNVTVAGMNKYFQPFYQPNECGKALCVRPDVMELDELYEFPEYSRDPTMYLALRNLILALWYTNCKEALTPQKCIHHIIVRGLVRIRCVQEMERILYFMTRKGLINTGILSVSPDQYLLPKEYHNKSVIIVGAGSAGLAAARQLHNFGIKVFVLEAKDRIGGRVWDDKTFTGVTVGRGAQIVNGCVNNPMALMCEQLGIKMHKLGEKCDLIQEGGRITDPTIDKRMDFHFNAILDVVSEWRKDKTQHQDVPLGEKIQEIYKAFIQESGIQFSELEEKVLQFHLSNLEYACGSNLSQVSARSWDHNEFFAQFAGDHTLLTVGYSTVIDKLAEGLDIRLNFPVQSIDYSGEEVQVTTADGTVWTTQKVLVTVPLALLQKNAIQFNPPLSEKKIKAINSLGAGVIEKIALQFPYRFWDSKIQGADFFGHVPPNSSQRGLFSVFYDMDPEGKESILMSVVTGDAVTTIKNLDDQQVLQQCMTVLRELFKEQEVPDPVKFFVTRWSNDPWLQMAYSFVKTGGSGEAYDIIAEDIQGKVFFAGEATNRHFPQTVTGAYLSGVREASKIAAF; encoded by the exons ATGTCAACGGGAAGGGTACGAACgaaaaaaaaggcatgttcTTTGGATCAGTCTCCAGACAGCCTTCCTGTGAGGAGTTCTGGAAGACAG GTGAAGAAGAAAGCGGCTGAAGCAgcagatgatgatgatgaagcgtcagagaagaaatacagaaagtgtGAAAAAGCTGGATGCACTGCAACATGTCCTGTTTGCTTTGCCAGTGCAGCTGAAAg ATGTGCGAAAAATGGGTATACGTCTAGATGGTATCATCTGTCCTGTGGGGAACACTTCTGCAATGAATGTTTTGACCACTATTACCGAAG cCATAAAGATGGTTATGATAAATATACTGCCTGGAAAAGGATTTGGACAAGTAATGGTAAAAGTGAGCCCAGTCCAAAAGCCTTTATGGCTGATCAACAGCTTCCTTACTGG GTGCAGTGTACAAAGCCAGAATGTGGTAAATGGCGTCAGCTGACAAAGGAAATCCAGCTGACACCACAAATAGCAAAAACCTACAGATGTGGTATGAAACTGAACAATTCCACCAAG ACTGAGGGCTCAGACCAGTGTTCCATGCCTGAGGACTTG AGAGTGGCCGAAGTTTCAGACCATTGGTGGTACTCCATGCTCATACTCCCTCCTTTGCTGAAAGACAGTGTGGCAGCTCCCTTTCTAGCTGCATATTATCCAGACTGCGTGGGCATGAGTCCATCCTGTACCAGCACTAATCGGTTACCTGGTGAATCCAACCTTGTGAAGTTAGAGCACTTAAAGAGTGTGCCTAATGTGACTG TTGCAGGCATGAACAagtattttcagcctttttacCAGCCCAATGAATGTGGGAAAGCACTTTGTGTGAGGCCAGATGtcatggaactggatgagctctATGAGTTCCCAGAATATTCACGAGACCCTACCATGTACCTGGCATTGAGAAACTTGATTTTGGCTTTGTGGTACACAAACTGCAAG GAGGCTCTTACCCCTCAAAAATGTATCCATCATATCATTGTTCGGGGGCTTGTGCGGATTCGCTGTGTACAGGAAATGGAGAGGATCCTGTATTTTATGACAAGGAAAGGGTTAATTAATACAGGGATTTTATCAGTCAGTCCTGACCAATACCTTCTTCCTAAGGAATACCACAAT aaatctGTCATTATTGTTGGGGCTGGTTCAGCAGGATTAGCAGCAGCCCGACAACTGCACAACTTTGGAATTAAG GTCTTTGTCTTAGAAGCTAAAGACAGAATTGGTGGCCGAGTGTGGGATGATAAGACATTCACAGGTGTCACTGTTGGAAGAGGTGCACAGATCGTCAATGGATGTGTCAACAACCCAATGGCACTAATGTGTGAGCAA CTTGGCATAAAAATGCACAAACTAGGGGAGAAATGTGACTTGATCCAGGAAGGTGGAAGGATAACAGATCCCACTATTGATAAACGTATGGACTTTCATTTCAATGCCATCCTAGATGTCGTCTCTGAGTGGAGAAAAGATAAAACCCAACATCAAGATGTTCCTCTTGGTG aaaaaatacaagagaTCTATAAAGCCTTTATTCAGGAGTCTGGTATCCAGTTCAGTGAGCTGGAAGAAAAAGTACTACAGTTCCATCTCAGTAATTTGGAGTATGCCTGTGGCAGCAATCTCTCTCAG GTATCTGCACGCTCATGGGACCACAATGAATTTTTTGCCCAGTTTGCTGGAGATCACACTCTTCTAACTGTGGGATATTCCACTGTGATTGATAAGTTGGCAGAAGGGCTGGACATCCGGCTGAATTTCCCA GTACAGAGTATTGACTATTCTGGTGAAGAAGTGCAGGTCACTACTGCAGATGGAACAGTGTGGACAACACAGAAG GTATTAGTGACTGTACCACTGGCccttcttcagaaaaatgcCATTCAGTTTAATCCTccactgtcagaaaaaaaaattaaagccatTAATAGTTTGGGAGCAGGAGTCATTGAGAAA ATTGCCTTGCAGTTTCCATATAGATTTTGGGACAGTAAAATTCAAGGGGCTGATTTTTTTGGTCATGTTCCACCCAATTCCAGCCAACGTGGGCTCTTTAGTGTCTTCTATGACATGGATCCAGAG ggcaaagaaagcattttaatgtCAGTGGTCACTGGAGATGCTGTGACAACCATTAAGAATTTAGATGATCAACAAGTACTGCAACAGTGTATGACTGTACTCCGAGAGCTGTTTAAGGAGCAG GAGGTTCCTGACCCAGTGAAGTTTTTTGTTACTCGATGGAGCAATGACCCTTGGCTGCAGATGGCGTACAGTTTTGTGAAAACAGGGGGCAGCGGTGAAGCTTACGACATCATAGCTGAAGACATAcaaggaaaagttttttttgCTGGTGAG gcCACAAATAGGCACTTTCCCCAGACCGTTACAGGAGCTTACTTGAGTGGGGTTCGAGAAGCAAGCAAGATAGCAGCATTTTAA
- the TPMT gene encoding thiopurine S-methyltransferase isoform X1 — MDHSADASGLLEGSDIGSQKERVVTEEEWLQKWEMGNIGFHKEQGHPLLQKYLDVLLNGRSGLRIFFPLCGKAVEMKWLADMGHSVVGVEVSEQAVKEFFSEHSLPYCEEPVPEISGAKMFQSTSGNISLYCCSIYDLSSSIVGKFDGVWDRGALVAVNPCDRQRYASLMINLVEKNSSYLLVTVSYDPNKHKGPPFYVPESEIQSLFGNCCEIKCLEKVDDFSERHRQWGLDYFLEVLYKLKFVA; from the exons ATGGACCACTCAGCGGATGCATCCGGGCTCCTGGAAGGCTCTGATATTGGGTCACAGAAAGAGAGAGTGGTGACAGAGGAGGAATGGCTACAAAAATGGGAAATGGGTAACATCGGGTTTCACAAGGAACAAGGGCATCC GCTCCTCCAGAAGTATCTGGATGTTCTTTTAAATGGCAGGAGTGGACTGAGGATATTTTTCCCACTTTGTGGCAAAGCAGTAGAGATGAAATG GCTGGCAGACATGGGACACAGTGTTGTTGGTGTGGAAGTCAGCGAGCAAGCggtgaaggaatttttttcagaacacagTCTGCCTTACTGTGAGGAGCCAGTCCCTGAGATTTCAGGAGCAAAAATGTTCCAG AGTACCTCTGGCAACATTTCCCTCTACTGCTGCAGTATTTATGATTTGTCCAG CTCAATAGTTGGCAAGTTTGATGGGGTTTGGGACAGAGGAGCTCTTGTAGCTGTGAATCCATGTGACAGACAACG ctaTGCCAGTTTGATGATCAACCTAGTGGAGAAAAATTCTTCTTATCTCCTTGTTACGGTTTCATATGATCCAAACAAACATAAAG GCCCACCATTTTATGTTCCTGAATCTGAAATTCAAAGTTTGTTTG GCAACTGCTGTGAGATTAAGTGTCTTGAAAAAGTCGATGATTTCTCAGAGAGACACAGGCAATGGGGACTAGATTATTTTCTGGAGGTGCTATATAAACTCAAGTTTGTAGCTTga
- the TPMT gene encoding thiopurine S-methyltransferase isoform X2, translating into MDHSADASGLLEGSDIGSQKERVVTEEEWLQKWEMGNIGFHKEQGHPLLQKYLDVLLNGRSGLRIFFPLCGKAVEMKWLADMGHSVVGVEVSEQAVKEFFSEHSLPYCEEPVPEISGAKMFQSTSGNISLYCCSIYDLSSSIVGKFDGVWDRGALVAVNPCDRQRKPPCLSVGKYVVCSNPEEAELQVSSEFYYFLFTPSTSSLFVLFPLTPLHSKFLFFPIASPNLV; encoded by the exons ATGGACCACTCAGCGGATGCATCCGGGCTCCTGGAAGGCTCTGATATTGGGTCACAGAAAGAGAGAGTGGTGACAGAGGAGGAATGGCTACAAAAATGGGAAATGGGTAACATCGGGTTTCACAAGGAACAAGGGCATCC GCTCCTCCAGAAGTATCTGGATGTTCTTTTAAATGGCAGGAGTGGACTGAGGATATTTTTCCCACTTTGTGGCAAAGCAGTAGAGATGAAATG GCTGGCAGACATGGGACACAGTGTTGTTGGTGTGGAAGTCAGCGAGCAAGCggtgaaggaatttttttcagaacacagTCTGCCTTACTGTGAGGAGCCAGTCCCTGAGATTTCAGGAGCAAAAATGTTCCAG AGTACCTCTGGCAACATTTCCCTCTACTGCTGCAGTATTTATGATTTGTCCAG CTCAATAGTTGGCAAGTTTGATGGGGTTTGGGACAGAGGAGCTCTTGTAGCTGTGAATCCATGTGACAGACAACG GAAGCCGCCCTGCCTCTCAGTGGGAAAATATGTGGTTTGTTCCAACCCAGAAGAAGCAGAGCTTCAAGTCTCATCTGAATtctattatttccttttcaccCCATCTACTTCTtctctctttgttctttttcccctcactccTCTTCATTCcaaatttttgttctttcctatAGCCAGCCCAAATTTAGTTTGA